One window of the Rubrobacter naiadicus genome contains the following:
- a CDS encoding aldehyde dehydrogenase family protein: MDSDVEQEAKRRNGLNPEIATSATTRKIHTAGSFIGGRWSVSRADNVSTNPAHPSQVVGRYQVSTAEEVDYAVDTARSAWREWCMVNSIERGRVIRRAAILLEKRAEEIARLITLEEGKTLPEARSEVLRTIETFHYHAGRAWAPTGKTYASSMPDEDVRTVRFPVGVVAVISPWNFPVLTPAWKIAPALVHGNTVVWKPASLTPIVAAELVRILEQAGVPAGVLNLVLGSGRVGQQIVDHPGVDAITFTGSTQVGQGIWNSATPRGVKVQLELGGHNAAIVFPDADLDHAAKTVVAGAMLSAGQKCTATRRIIALSEVHDELAERIRTEAERLVVGDGLIEGVDVSPLVSRSALEEVKGEIDRACQEGAELLAGGEVLEGAEYDGGHYLAPTVFVVKDPKIRLCREEVFGPVTAIMEASDDEEAFELANATRFGLCAAVFTASERRTRRAVAELEAGMININTSTTGSELHVPFGGVKASSSQAPREQGETAEEFFTESKTVYLVPGD; this comes from the coding sequence TTGGATTCCGACGTGGAGCAAGAGGCGAAAAGGAGAAACGGTTTGAATCCCGAGATCGCAACCAGCGCGACGACAAGAAAGATTCACACTGCGGGCAGCTTCATCGGCGGCCGATGGAGCGTGTCGAGGGCAGATAACGTCAGTACTAACCCGGCCCATCCCTCACAGGTCGTCGGTCGCTACCAGGTTTCCACTGCAGAGGAGGTGGATTATGCCGTGGATACTGCGCGGTCGGCTTGGCGCGAGTGGTGTATGGTCAACTCGATCGAGCGAGGCAGGGTAATACGTAGGGCGGCTATCTTGCTGGAGAAGCGTGCGGAAGAGATAGCGCGCCTCATAACTCTGGAGGAGGGCAAGACGCTACCCGAGGCTCGCAGCGAAGTACTTCGCACCATCGAGACGTTCCACTATCATGCGGGACGGGCGTGGGCGCCGACCGGCAAAACCTACGCGTCTTCGATGCCGGATGAGGACGTGCGCACCGTACGGTTTCCCGTCGGGGTGGTAGCTGTGATCTCGCCGTGGAACTTTCCGGTGCTCACACCCGCGTGGAAAATTGCTCCGGCTCTCGTTCACGGCAACACGGTCGTGTGGAAACCAGCGAGTCTAACTCCCATAGTAGCGGCCGAGCTCGTCCGTATACTCGAGCAGGCCGGCGTACCCGCCGGCGTCCTCAACCTCGTGTTGGGCTCGGGTAGGGTTGGGCAGCAGATCGTGGACCATCCTGGGGTGGATGCGATCACCTTTACTGGCTCTACGCAAGTGGGGCAGGGAATCTGGAACTCGGCGACGCCGCGGGGGGTCAAAGTACAACTGGAGCTCGGTGGTCATAATGCAGCGATAGTCTTCCCAGACGCGGACCTCGACCACGCGGCCAAGACGGTTGTTGCCGGCGCCATGCTTTCCGCCGGACAGAAATGTACCGCGACACGCCGGATCATCGCTCTCTCTGAGGTTCACGATGAACTCGCCGAGCGTATACGCACCGAGGCGGAACGACTGGTCGTTGGGGATGGCCTCATAGAGGGTGTCGACGTGAGCCCATTAGTCTCCCGATCCGCGCTGGAAGAGGTAAAGGGTGAGATAGACAGGGCGTGCCAGGAAGGTGCCGAGCTTCTCGCCGGTGGAGAGGTTCTGGAAGGTGCGGAGTACGATGGTGGACACTACCTCGCTCCCACGGTGTTCGTCGTGAAGGATCCCAAGATCCGGTTGTGCAGGGAAGAAGTGTTCGGCCCTGTTACCGCCATTATGGAAGCGTCGGACGACGAGGAGGCGTTCGAACTTGCCAACGCTACGCGCTTTGGACTCTGTGCAGCGGTATTCACCGCGAGCGAACGACGCACACGTCGAGCGGTGGCAGAGCTTGAGGCTGGCATGATCAACATAAACACCTCGACCACGGGCTCCGAGCTGCATGTTCCGTTCGGCGGTGTAAAAGCCTCTTCTTCACAGGCGCCCCGAGAACAAGGTGAGACAGCCGAGGAGTTCTTCACCGAGAGCAAGACCGTCTATCTGGTTCCGGGCGACTAA
- a CDS encoding LacI family DNA-binding transcriptional regulator, with amino-acid sequence MKTPTVKDVAREAGVSTATVSRVLSGKEGVSEDKRLRVLAAIERLGYRPNAVARSLRMESTRTLGLVISNVTNPFFTEVARAVEDEAAREGYSLILGNADEDPAKEELYLNVLLQKQVDGILLSPARSDAPHLLKVVGGRVPVVFLDRSIDGAAGVPVVRADGRRAVDSLVEHLTGLGHRRLAIISGPREIISGRERLEAFLNAAGRRGIRIPDEYIKFGNFRRSSGLEAMRKLLALAEPPTAVFAANNLMALGALQALEEAGVRIPQEISFASFDDVPWFGLLKPPITAVAQPTRALGASAASLLIEMIRERKSTKGPEPMEAQLVIRGSCGPVREGVR; translated from the coding sequence ATGAAGACACCGACGGTGAAGGATGTGGCGAGAGAGGCTGGGGTTTCCACGGCGACGGTCTCACGGGTATTGAGCGGGAAGGAGGGGGTAAGCGAGGACAAGCGCCTGAGGGTGTTGGCTGCGATCGAGCGCCTCGGGTACAGGCCGAACGCCGTTGCCAGGTCTCTACGGATGGAGAGCACGAGGACGCTGGGGCTCGTGATATCCAACGTGACGAATCCTTTCTTCACCGAGGTGGCGAGGGCTGTCGAGGACGAGGCGGCGCGGGAGGGGTACAGCCTGATCCTGGGCAACGCGGATGAGGATCCGGCCAAGGAGGAGCTGTATCTGAACGTTCTGCTCCAGAAGCAGGTAGATGGGATCCTGCTGAGCCCGGCGCGCTCTGACGCGCCCCATCTGCTCAAGGTGGTAGGGGGGAGGGTTCCAGTGGTGTTCCTCGACCGCTCGATCGATGGTGCCGCGGGGGTGCCTGTCGTCAGAGCAGACGGACGAAGGGCTGTGGATTCGCTCGTGGAGCATCTGACCGGGCTCGGGCACCGCAGGCTGGCGATCATCTCCGGACCGAGAGAGATCATCTCGGGGAGGGAGCGGCTGGAGGCGTTCTTAAACGCTGCCGGCAGGCGGGGTATACGGATACCCGACGAATACATAAAGTTCGGCAATTTTCGCCGGTCGAGTGGCCTCGAGGCAATGCGCAAGTTGCTGGCGCTCGCGGAGCCGCCCACGGCGGTATTCGCGGCGAACAACCTCATGGCGCTCGGGGCTCTTCAGGCTCTCGAGGAAGCAGGAGTGAGGATCCCGCAGGAGATCTCCTTCGCCAGCTTCGACGACGTCCCCTGGTTCGGGCTCCTCAAGCCTCCGATCACGGCGGTAGCCCAGCCCACGCGCGCGCTGGGAGCATCAGCGGCCAGCCTGCTCATAGAGATGATAAGGGAGCGCAAGAGCACGAAAGGCCCCGAGCCCATGGAGGCGCAGCTGGTGATCAGGGGCTCTTGCGGTCCCGTGAGGGAGGGTGTGCGGTGA
- a CDS encoding dipeptidase, which yields MLSTLHEEIIVIDGNQINNWDREVFEELSAGGLTCVQATCAVWEDARGAVGTLGRWFQMFREHDDLIMHVRSVDDIVTAKTVGKVGIVLGFQNASPIEDDLSLVEVFHRLGIRVMQLTYNIQNHIGASCYEPNDAGLTRFGRAVVREMNHCGMLVDLSHVGERTSLDVIELSERPVAITHANPMWFYPSPRNKSDAVIRALADGGGVIGCTVYPNFIGGHETQLGDFCAMIERLVETIGIEHVAIGTDSTRKCTAEDLSWLRNGRWRFTNGQEPPSWPRWPEWFRSPADFPNITGGLLDRGFSRHDVEAIMGGNWLRLFKQTFEPMG from the coding sequence GTGCTGAGTACGCTTCACGAGGAGATCATCGTTATAGACGGCAACCAGATTAATAACTGGGACCGTGAAGTGTTCGAAGAACTGTCCGCCGGAGGCCTGACGTGTGTCCAAGCGACATGTGCCGTTTGGGAAGATGCTCGAGGCGCTGTGGGCACCCTCGGACGCTGGTTTCAAATGTTTCGGGAACATGATGATCTCATCATGCATGTCCGTTCCGTCGACGATATCGTGACGGCCAAGACGGTAGGCAAGGTCGGGATCGTGCTTGGGTTTCAGAATGCTTCCCCTATTGAGGATGATCTCTCGCTCGTCGAGGTCTTTCACAGGTTGGGCATACGGGTCATGCAACTTACCTACAACATCCAGAATCACATCGGTGCCAGCTGCTACGAACCCAACGACGCGGGCCTTACCCGGTTTGGCAGGGCCGTGGTGAGAGAGATGAATCATTGCGGAATGCTGGTAGATCTTTCTCACGTTGGGGAGCGTACTTCTCTGGATGTCATAGAGCTTTCGGAGCGCCCCGTCGCAATCACTCATGCAAACCCGATGTGGTTTTATCCGTCTCCACGCAACAAGTCTGACGCCGTCATCAGGGCGCTCGCTGATGGTGGAGGAGTGATCGGCTGTACAGTCTATCCGAACTTTATAGGTGGCCACGAGACGCAACTTGGCGACTTCTGCGCCATGATCGAACGCCTCGTTGAAACGATAGGTATAGAACACGTAGCGATCGGGACCGATTCGACGCGCAAGTGCACCGCAGAGGACCTCTCCTGGTTGCGCAACGGACGCTGGCGCTTCACCAACGGGCAGGAGCCGCCTAGCTGGCCCCGCTGGCCCGAGTGGTTCCGCTCGCCGGCGGACTTCCCCAATATAACAGGCGGTCTTCTGGATCGGGGTTTCTCCCGCCATGACGTGGAGGCCATCATGGGAGGCAACTGGCTGCGTCTCTTCAAGCAGACGTTCGAACCGATGGGGTGA
- a CDS encoding MFS transporter, whose protein sequence is MKAHSATSIEEISLNRFHWKIAAYSAGGPFCDGYILGIIAPALAVLTPQLGLSPLMVSLIGASGLVGIFVGGLILGYVTDLVGRQMMYVIDLSIFAVASVLQFFVGEGWQLLVLRFLLGLAIGADYPIATALLTEFTPRKHRGLLLSINIFFWWAGYAVAYVVGYLMLGFGESSWRWMLASSAVPSAIVLALRLGTPESPRWLASKGRVEEALTIVKQAFGESADLGDLPPDPPRTSYANIFRGGYAKRTIFVSAFWMLQVTPLFAIYTFAPKVLEALNLHEGNLAYLGSAIASLFALAGIVPAMFLVGVIGRRPVLIWPFLITGFALLIIGMAPNSPSWAILALYFVFSFFNAAMSIMYWIYPNELFPTEIRATAMGFATAMSRVGAAVGTFLLPFSLATFGIGPTMIIAAVLCFAGFVISWFMAPETKDLSLEEASTVRKGV, encoded by the coding sequence ATGAAAGCTCACTCAGCTACCTCTATTGAAGAGATCTCACTTAACCGATTCCATTGGAAGATAGCGGCCTACTCAGCCGGTGGGCCATTTTGTGACGGCTACATACTCGGGATCATTGCTCCGGCTTTGGCGGTACTGACGCCTCAACTCGGCTTATCACCACTGATGGTGAGCCTGATCGGTGCCTCCGGGTTGGTCGGTATATTTGTGGGTGGATTGATCTTGGGATACGTTACCGACCTCGTTGGCCGGCAGATGATGTATGTTATAGACCTTAGCATCTTCGCTGTGGCTTCCGTGCTGCAATTCTTCGTCGGTGAGGGCTGGCAACTGCTGGTCTTGAGGTTCTTGCTTGGTCTCGCTATCGGCGCCGACTACCCGATAGCCACCGCTCTCCTGACGGAGTTCACGCCGCGCAAGCACCGGGGCCTCTTGCTGAGCATAAATATCTTCTTCTGGTGGGCAGGTTACGCGGTGGCCTACGTAGTCGGCTATCTCATGCTCGGCTTCGGTGAAAGTAGTTGGCGTTGGATGTTGGCTAGCAGTGCCGTACCGTCGGCCATCGTATTGGCCCTTCGACTGGGCACTCCAGAATCGCCGCGCTGGCTTGCGAGCAAAGGACGGGTAGAAGAAGCACTCACGATCGTAAAGCAGGCCTTCGGAGAAAGCGCAGACCTTGGGGATCTGCCGCCCGATCCCCCAAGAACGTCCTATGCCAATATCTTCCGGGGTGGATATGCAAAGCGTACTATCTTCGTGAGTGCGTTCTGGATGCTACAAGTTACCCCCTTGTTCGCCATATACACGTTTGCCCCTAAGGTGCTCGAAGCCCTAAACCTGCACGAAGGCAACCTCGCCTATCTGGGCTCGGCCATTGCTAGTTTGTTCGCGCTGGCCGGCATAGTTCCGGCCATGTTTTTGGTGGGCGTTATAGGAAGACGTCCGGTGCTGATTTGGCCGTTCCTCATAACCGGCTTCGCACTTCTGATTATAGGTATGGCGCCCAATAGTCCGAGTTGGGCAATCCTGGCACTGTACTTTGTTTTCTCTTTCTTCAACGCCGCTATGAGCATTATGTATTGGATCTATCCCAACGAGTTGTTCCCGACCGAGATAAGGGCTACTGCCATGGGTTTCGCTACAGCGATGAGCCGTGTCGGGGCTGCTGTGGGCACTTTCCTCCTGCCATTCTCACTGGCAACCTTCGGTATTGGACCAACCATGATTATTGCAGCGGTACTGTGCTTCGCAGGATTCGTCATATCCTGGTTTATGGCACCTGAGACAAAAGACCTTTCTCTCGAAGAAGCTAGCACCGTACGCAAGGGAGTTTAG